The Thermococcus sp. M36 genome window below encodes:
- a CDS encoding MFS transporter, whose translation MQQKQYSVFSLPVIVGALGFFVDIYDLLLFNIVRIKSLHELHVPDNVAKEFGENVISWQMLGLVIGGIAWGIMGDKKGRKSVL comes from the coding sequence ACTCTGTTTTTTCATTGCCTGTTATTGTTGGTGCCTTAGGTTTTTTTGTTGATATCTACGATTTGTTATTATTTAATATTGTAAGAATAAAAAGTTTACATGAGCTACATGTACCTGATAATGTTGCAAAAGAGTTTGGCGAAAATGTTATCAGTTGGCAAATGCTCGGGCTTGTTATTGGCGGTATTGCATGGGGTATAATGGGCGATAAAAAAGGAAGAAAAAGTGTTTTGA